A single region of the Neomonachus schauinslandi chromosome 3, ASM220157v2, whole genome shotgun sequence genome encodes:
- the TSC22D1 gene encoding TSC22 domain family protein 1 isoform X1, which yields MHQPPESTAAAAAAAADISARKMAHPAMFPRRGSGSGSASALSAAGTGVASSATSSEDFPPPSLLQPPPPAASSTSGPQPPPPQSLNLLSQAQLQAQPLAPGGTQMKKKSGFQITSVTPAQISASISSNNSIAEDTESYDDLDESHTEDLSSSEILDVSLSRATDLGEPERSSSEETLNNFQEAETPGAVSPNQPHLPQPHLPHLPQQNVVINGNAHPHHLHHHHHIHHGHHLHHGHHHPSHAGVASTSIPGGPPASPVSRKLSATGSSDGVIPAAATSAVSSGGSPASVMTNIRAPSTTGSIGISSVTGTHTMNNVNITAVGSFNPSVTSSMLSNAHINASNIPSAASASVGPGVSSGVNVNILSGMGNGTVSSSAGVNSAPNAAAGMTVGSVSSQQQQPTVNTSRFRVVKLDSSSEPFKKGRWTCTEFYEKENAVPAAEAVAINKVVESVKQNPVEVTSERESTSGSSVSSSVSTLSHYTESVGSGEMGAPTVVVQQPPPPPPAALQQMDFGGPSAAGVSQSQITQVQLQPQELSYPQLQATLSAAAGIQPSPVGVVGVTSAVGQQPSVSSLAQPQLPYSQTAPPVQAPLPGAPAQQLQYGQQQAAVCTQTVPSHGQAVTPNPAAEYVQPQPVLQTAVSSGQPSAAGVVAGTTVIPTAQPQSLQLPVQPAAIQAQPAGASGQPVGQAHTAGSVVPTGSQIANIGQQANIPTAVQPPSTQVTPSVTQQGAPPSSQIGPPAQTAITHQGVQTSASSLPQQLVLAPQSTLLPVPPQPQGVESVAQVSQQLPAVSPLPSASGVAVTSQVSSAGPSGMPSAPTNLVPPQNIAQTPATQNGNLVPSVSQPPLIATNINLPLAPQIPLGSTQFSAQSLAQAIGSQIEDARRPAAPSLVGLPQTMSGDSGAMSAVSDGSSSSLAASASLFPLKVLPLTTPLVDGEDESSSGASVVAIDNKIEQAMDLVKSHLMYAVREEVEVLKEQIKELIEKNSQLEQENNLLKTLASPEQLAQFQAQLQTGSPPATTQPQGTTQPPAQPASQGAGPTV from the coding sequence ATGCACCAGCCGCCTGAGTCCACCGCCGCCGCGGCCGCGGCCGCTGCAGACATTAGTGCTAGGAAGATGGCGCACCCGGCAATGTTCCCCAGAAGGGGCAGCGGTAGTGGCAGCGCCTCTGCTCTCAGTGCAGCAGGTACCGGCGTTGCTAGTAGTGCCACATCTTCCGAGGATTTTCCGCCTCCGTCGCTGCTTCAGCCGCCGCCTCCTGCAGCATCTTCTACGTCGGGACCACAGCCTCCGCCTCCACAAAGCCTGAACCTCCTTTCGCAGGCTCAGCTGCAGGCACAGCCTCTTGCGCCAGGCGGAactcaaatgaaaaagaaaagtggcTTCCAGATAACTAGCGTTACCCCGGCTCAGATCTCCGCCAGCATCAGCTCTAACAACAGTATAGCGGAGGACACTGAGAGCTATGATGATCTGGATGAATCTCACACGGAAGATCTGTCTTCTTCCGAGATCCTTGATGTGTCACTTTCCAGGGCCACTGACTTGGGGGAGCCTGAACGCAGCTCTTCAGAAGAGACTCTGAATAACTTCCAGGAAGCTGAGACACCTGGGGCAGTCTCTCCCAACCAGCCCCACCTTCCGCAGCCTCATTTGCCTCACCTTCCCCAACAGAATGTTGTGATCAATGGGAATGCTCATCCACACCacctccatcaccaccatcacatTCACCATGGGCACCACCTACACCATGGGCACCACCATCCATCCCATGCTGGTGTGGCCAGTACATCCATCCCCGGAGGGCCGCCCGCAAGCCCAGTATCCAGAAAACTCTCTGCCACTGGAAGCTCTGACGGTGTTATaccagctgcagcaacttctgcTGTATCATCGGGTGGCTCACCTGCATCTGTAATGACTAATATCCGTGCTCCAAGTACGACCGGCAGTATAGGTATAAGTTCCGTTACTGGCACTCACACAATGAATAATGTTAACATTACTGCTGTGGGTAGTTTTAATCCTAGTGTGACAAGCAGCATGCTTAGTAATGCTCATATAAATGCAAGCAATATTCCTAGTGCTGCTAGTGCGAGTGTTGGGCCTGGAGTTAGCAGCGGTGTTAATGTGAATATCTTGAGTGGCATGGGCAATGGTACTGTTTCTTCCTCCGCTGGTGTTAACAGTGCCCCTAACGCAGCTGCAGGGATGACTGTGGGATCAGTTTCAAGTCAGCAGCAGCAACCCACAGTTAACACGTCGAGGTTTAGAGTTGTGAAGTTAGATTCTAGTTCTGAACCCTTTAAAAAAGGTAGATGGACTTGCACCGAGTTctatgagaaagaaaatgctgtaCCTGCTGCAGAAGCTGTGGCGATAAATAAAGTGGTGGAAAGTGTAAAACAAAACCCGGTAGAAGTGACTTCTGAGAGGGAGAGCACTAGCGGGAGCTCAGTGAGCAGTAGCGTCAGCACACTGAGTCACTACACAGAGAGTGTGGGAAGTGGAGAGATGGGGGCCCCTACCGTGGTGGtgcagcagccgccgccgccgccgccggcggCTCTTCAGCAGATGGACTTCGGTGGCCCCAGTGCTGCCGGCGTTTCTCAGTCACAGATCACGCAAGTACAGTTACAGCCTCAAGAACTGAGCTATCCTCAACTGCAAGCCACGCTCAGTGCTGCAGCTGGTATCCAGCCGTCACCTGTTGGTGTGGTTGGTGTAACTTCAGCTGTAGGTCAGCAGCCTTCCGTTTCCAGTTTGGCTCAACCCCAGCTGCCATACTCTCAGACGGCTCCTCCAGTGCAAGCCCCCCTTCCGGGGGCACCAGCCCAACAGTTACAGTATGGACAGCAGCAGGCGGCTGTCTGTACGCAGACGGTCCCGAGCCATGGTCAAGCAGTGACTCCGAATCCTGCTGCAGAGTATGTACAGCCGCAGCCGGTTCTCCAAACAGCGGTGTCCTCGGGACAGCCCAGTGCTGCAGGAGTGGTAGCAGGGACAACAGTGATTCCTACGGCCCAGCCGCAGAGTCTCCAGCTGCCCGTGCAGCCCGCAGCAATCCAGGCACAACCTGCAGGGGCATCTGGCCAGCCCGTTGGCCAGGCTCACACGGCAGGATCTGTTGTGCCTACTGGCAGTCAAATTGCAAATATCGGTCAACAAGCAAACATACCTACCGCGGTGCAGCCGCCCTCTACCCAAGTCACACCTTCAGTTACTCAGCAAGGTGCTCCTCCGTCGTCACAGATAGGTCCACCCGCTCAAACTGCGATTACTCATCAGGGAGTTCAGACTAGTGCTTCGAGCCTCCCTCAACAATTGGTCCTTGCCCCCCAGAGTACCTTGTTACCTGTGCCTCCCCAGCCACAAGGAGTAGAATCAGTAGCTCAAGTTTCACAGCAGTTGCCTGCAGTTAGTCCTCTGCCCTCTGCTAGTGGTGTTGCTGTTACCAGTCAGGTTAGTTCAGCTGGTCCTTCTGGAATGCCTTCTGCACCCACAAACTTGGTTCCACCGCAGAATATAGCACAGACCCCTGCCACTCAAAATGGGAATTTGGTTCCAAGTGTTAGTCAGCCTCCCTTGATAGCAACTAATATAAATCTGCCTTTGGCACCACAGATCCCGCTAGGTTCTACTCAGTTCTCTGCACAGTCCTTAGCTCAGGCGATTGGAAGCCAAATTGAAGATGCCAGGCGCCCAGCGGCACCCTCCTTAGTGGGCTTACCTCAGACTATGAGCGGTGACAGTGGGGCAATGTCAGCAGTTTCAGATGGGAGTAGCAGCAGCCTAGCAgcctctgcttctcttttcccGTTGAAGGTGCTACCGCTGACGACACCCCTGGTGGATGGCGAGGATGAGAG